Proteins from a genomic interval of Rosa chinensis cultivar Old Blush chromosome 2, RchiOBHm-V2, whole genome shotgun sequence:
- the LOC112188607 gene encoding uncharacterized protein LOC112188607 produces MGKENLSEAEVGVSEEGGSPRQSDCLGTLPRHSLDKDAGLPTCRVCHCAESDKRGDAALEFLGITPPLQEACISHREVNPDSNIALKDAESHSSVKKNVGNEPRFLEFIGPDGEVFICSADLEMGSCQHQDTLLELGCSCKNDLALVHYSCALKWFINHGSTVCEICGRVSKNIRATDFKKVLLSLKEYESLRERTASGQTDPPHANTSIGVDPDAVAAIRRQRLSEISLWFSPHNNGNGNNNTNGNSVALSQVASEEPQNTAVVPAENVATKWAMEATAILLATGLLTVTVVWLLAPHVGKKTAKSGLHILLGGICALTVVVFFRFFVLTRIKYGPARYWAILFVFWFLVFGIWASRTHGAHKT; encoded by the exons ATGGGCAAGGAAAATTTATCAGAAGCTGAGGTTGGAGTCAGTGAGGAAGGTGGCTCACCTAGACAGAGTGATTGTCTAGGGACTCTCCCACGCCATAGTCTTGACAAGGATGCCGGACTGCCAACTTGTCGTGTGTGCCATTGCGCTGAATCTGACAAAAGGGGAGATGCAGCATTAGAGTTCTTGGGCATCACTCCTCCTTTACAAGAAGCATGCATAAGCCACAGGGAAGTAAATCCTGACAGCAATATAGCCCTGAAAGATGCTGAAAGTCATAGTTCTGTCAAGAAAAATGTTGGAAATGAACCTAGGTTTTTGGAGTTTATAGGCCCTGATGGAGAAGTTTTCATTTGTAGTGCTGATTTAGAAATGGGTTCATGTCAGCATCAAGACACTTTACTGGAGCTTGGTTGCTCTTGCAAAAATGACCTTGCTCTAGTACACTATTCATGCGCACTCAAATGGTTTATCAACCATGGATCCACTGTCTGTGAAATCTGTGGACGTGTTTCGAAGAATATCAGAGCTACAGATTTCAAAAAGGTTCTTCTTTCATTGAAAGAGTATGAATCATTAAGGGAAAGAACTGCTAGTGGGCAAACTGATCCGCCACATGCCAATACAAGTATAGGCGTAGATCCGGATGCTGTAGCTGCTATTCGAAGGCAACGGCTGAGTGAGATTTCCCTGTGGTTCAGTCCACATAATAATGGTAACGGTAACAATAATACAAATGGCAATTCTGTTGCACTTTCACAAGTTGCATCAGAAGAACCTCAGAATACTGCGGTTGTCCCTGCTGAAAATGTTGCAACCAAATGGGCTATGGAAGCTACTGCTATTCTGCTTGCCACAGGGCTGCTTACCGTCACTGTAGTGTGGCTTTTAGCTCCTCATGTTGGGAAG AAAACTGCCAAAAGTGGTCTTCATATTCTCCTGGGAGGAATTTGTGCTTTAACAGTTGTGGTTTTCTTTCGATTT TTTGTGCTCACAAGAATCAAGTATGGACCGGCACGTTACTGGGCAATATTGTTTGTCTTTTGGTTTCTCGTATTTGGAATTTGGGCTTCACGCACACATGGCGCGCACaaaacataa
- the LOC112184226 gene encoding uncharacterized protein LOC112184226, whose protein sequence is MHTRNNPKGELVPLNTELEKLVRENRRLKREEQAAQEEAEPIIPYFVFQMSDDEDNRQPLPPPPRRTIRELSTSLIAGGIPSCIRYPQPAEGKTGNFELRTGFLHKLPTFHGLPNEDPNLHLQEFQFICSSMTPENADENIMKMKAFPFSLADKAKTWLYRLPNGYITSWNVMHKTFLEKYFPTSKIIALRKQITGIQQGMDEAYSEYFERFQTLLTQCPQHGLSEDSLLTGFYDGLIPIERDILDAAAGGSFMDKYNEDGMKLIADRALNAQQFNNTSRRVQTFSSKGGNDSEIKAQLSNLTSMLSQVLGNKKQGAMACGVCSMEGHHTDRCPQLYEEEEVKVVGNFQQGRQHVKNDPYAYYPGLRNHPNFRWSNNDNVLGPFQASQSNNHPPPGFTQRPQGGFTQNSAPHPASSSSLTPILDKYDKMFEALTSSTQQLIQSQQNQGKEISDLKKQVGECVNKLNQLHDQGKLPSNTIPNPRGGFESAKVVTTRSGRVLSDVPKAQKKDKSVSDPSEIETELAIPDPATTRIEDSLQSPTKPETKGKIPNSSIPVPTNPLSSCLPFPSRFAHSKEEEDKGDVLDILRKVQVNIPLLDIIKQVPKYAKFLKDLCTKKRKFKGNEVVALSEEVSSILQQKLPPKLKDPGQFTIPCTIGVKRFDKALLDLGASINLMPFSVFSNLNLGTLKKTSVVIELADRSSIHPLGVIEDVLVRVDGLVLPADFFVIDMEETSSPTSLPLILGRPFMATAHTNINVYKGTLTMEVLGERVTFQVFEHNDITKGMVGREDKELREEVRFLRGWKGHKVKEKHSLKNLNKENKGNFNSDFHLPLAKCKSVLVDRAHLGNPTPQEVCAITDDPPDSTKHSYTKAMARLFDKASHGAFG, encoded by the coding sequence ATGCATACAAGGAACAACCCAAAAGGGGAGTTAGTGCCTTTGAATACTGAGTTAGAGAAGCTAGTACGAGAAAACAGAAGGTTGAAAAGAGAAGAACAAGCTGCTCAAGAAGAGGCCGAACCCATCATCCCCTATTTCGTTTTTCAAATGTCAGACGACGAAGACAATCGGCAGCCgctgccaccaccaccaagaaGGACCATTAGGGAGCTCTCAACGTCCCTCATAGCTGGAGGTATTCCATCATGCATTCGTTACCCTCAACCGGCTGAAGGAAAGACAGGGAATTTTGAGCTTAGGACTGGTTTTCTCCACAAGCTGCCCACTTTTCACGGGTTACCTAATGAAGATCCTAATTTGCATCTCCAAGAATTCCAATTTATTTGCTCAAGCATGACACCGGAGAATGCAGATGAGAATATCATGAAGATGAAGGCTTTCCCGTTCTCTCTTGCAGACAAGGCAAAGACATGGTTGTACAGGCTTCCAAATGGCTATATAACCTCATGGAATGTCATGCACAAGACATTCTTGGAAAAGTATTTCCCCACTTCAAAAATTATTGCATTGAGGAAGCAAATTACTGGAATTCAGCAAGGAATGGATGAGGCTTATTCCGAATACTTTGAGAGGTTTCAAACCTTGCTTACTCAATGTCCTCAGCATGGTTTGAGTGAGGATAGTTTGTTGACAGGGTTCTATGATGGCCTCATACCCATAGAGAGAGATAtcttggatgctgcagctggaggatcATTTATGGACAAGTACAATGAGGATGGAATGAAGCTCATAGCAGATCGTGCATTAAATGCACAACAATTCAATAATACCTCAAGACGTGTTCAAACTTTCTCTTCAAAAGGAGGTAACGATTCTGAAATTAAAGCTCAATTATCAAATCTAACCTCTATGTTATCTCAGGTCTTGGGTAACAAGAAGCAAGGAGCTATGGCTTGTGGTGTGTGCTCAATGGAAGGCCACCATACTGATCGTTGCCCTCAATTAtatgaggaagaagaggtaaaagttGTGGGAAATTTTCAGCAAGGAAGACAACATGTAAAGAATGATCCATATGCATATTATCCTGGCTTGAGAAATCACCCAAATTTTCGATGGAGTAACAATGATAATGTCTTGGGCCCTTTTCAAGCATCTCAAAGCAACAACCATCCACCTCCAGGGTTCACTCAACGTCCTCAAGGGGGATTTACACAGAACTCTGCACCACATCCAGCTTCTAGTTCTTCATTGACTCCAATCTTGGATAAGTATGACAagatgtttgaagctttgaCATCCTCTACTCAACAACTCATTCAATCACAGCAAAATCAAGGCAAGGAAATTTCAGACCTTAAGAAACAAGTGGGAGAATGTGTCAACAAGTTGAATCAGTTGCATGATCAAGGaaaacttccaagcaacacGATACCAAATCCAAGAGGAGGGTTTGAGTCCGCCAAAGTAGTAACAACACGAAGTGGAAGAGTACTCAGTGACGTCCCTAAGGCACAGAAGAAGGACAAAAGTGTTTCTGACCCTTCTGAGATTGAAACTGAACTTGCAATCCCAGACCCAGCGACTACGAGGATTGAAGACTCATTGCAATCCCCAACGAAACCAGAAACCAAAGGTAAAATTCCTAACTCTTCAATTCCGGTTCCTACTAATCCTCTTTCTTCTTGTCTACCTTTTCCAAGTAGATTTGCTCattcaaaggaagaagaagacaaggggGATGTTTTGGATATTCTCCGGAAAGTTCAAGTCAACATTCCTCTCTTGGATATCATAAAACAAGTGCCAAAGTACGCCAAATTCTTGAAGGACTTATGCACCAAGAAGAGGAAGTTCAAGGGGAATGAAGTAGTAGCTCTTAGTGAGGAGGTGTCAAGTATTCTTCAACAAAAGCTTCCACCTAAGCTCAAGGACCCGGGACAATTCACCATTCCATGCACAATTGGTGTAAAGAGGTTTGATAAGGCTTTACTAGATTTAGGAGCTTCTATAAATTTAATGCCTTTCTCTGTGTTTTCAAATCTTAATTTAGGTACACTAAAGAAGACCTCTGTGGTGATTGAGCTTGCGGATCGCTCATCTATTCATCCTTTAGGAGTAATTGAAGATGTCTTAGTAAGGGTGGATGGATTGGTCTTGCCTGCTGACTTCTTTGTGATTGACATGGAGGAGACGTCAAGTCCCACATCATTGCCTTTAATTTTAGGGCGTCCCTTCATGGCAACTGCTCACACGAACATCAATGTCTACAAGGGAACGTTGACTATGGAAGTCCTTGGAGAAAGGGTAACGTTTCAAGTCTTTGAGCATAATGACATCACGAAAGGAATGGTGGGGCGTGAGGACAAGGAATTAAGAGAAGAAGTCCGATTTCTGAGGGGTTGGAAGGGGCATAAAGTGAAGGAAAAACACTCTCTGAAGAActtgaataaagaaaataaaggtaATTTTAATTCTGATTTTCATTTACCTTTAGCTAAGTGTAAGAGTGTTCTTGTTGATAGGGCTCACTTAGGAAATCCAACGCCACAAGAGGTATGTGCAATAACAGATGACCCACCAGATTCAACCAAGCACTCATACACAAAGGCAATGGCAAGGTTGTTTGATAAGGCTTCACATGGAGCCTTTGGATGA
- the LOC112188564 gene encoding uncharacterized protein At1g10890, producing the protein MGRSISKSPSRGRNRRDRSRSPYSSRRNRCSVSPRRRRSRSPSYRRRKSRSPTPRRRRRHRTKSSSPSPPPPPPPRLTTTERKNAKKEEEEKARLLLEAELKRLEEETAQRIEEAIRKNVEERLSSDDVKLQVERRIEEGRKKLLEDVQAQLQREKEAALNEARQKQEQARKEREELDKMLEENRRRVEEAQRREALELQTKEEERYRELELIQRQKEEAARRKKMEEEEEHARLMKLSSKNKSRSKSSSIGF; encoded by the exons atgggACGGAGCATATCAAAGTCGCCGTCGAGAGGAAGAAACCGTAGGGATCGAAGCCGCTCACCATATTCCTCCAG AAGGAACCGTTGTAGTGTCTCCCCGCGTCGCCGGAGAAGCCGGTCGCCGAGTTACAGGCGCCGTAAGAGCCGGTCTCCGACGCCGAGACGACGTCGCAGGCATAGAACTAAGAGCAGCTCtccgtctcctcctcctcctcctcctcctcgtctgACCACAACTGAACGGAAAAATGCCaagaaagaggaggaagaaaaggcCAG GCTACTACTGGAGGCGGAGCTGAAGAGATTAGAGGAAGAGACTGCGCAGAGAATAGAGGAAGCGATTCGGAAAAATGTAGAGGAGAGGCTGAGTTCTGATGATGTTAAGTTACAAGTAGAGAGGCGGATAGAGGAAGGTCGGAAGAAGCTGCTTGAGGATGTTCAAGCTCAACttcaaagagaaaaggaagCTGCTCTTAATGAAGCAAGACAGAAACAA GAACAAGCtcggaaagagagagaagagcttGATAAGATGCTAGAGGAGAACAGGAGGAGGGTGGAAGAGGCTCAGAGAAGAGAAGCTTTGGAACTGCAGACCAAAGAGGAGGAACGCTATCGGGAGTTGGAGCTGATTCAGAGACAGAAAGAAGAGGCTGCAAGGAGAAAAAagatggaagaggaagaagaacatgCACGCCTGATGAAGTTGTCTAGTAAGAATAAATCTCGATCAAAGTCTTCTAGTATTGGTTTCTAA